A region of Candidatus Omnitrophota bacterium DNA encodes the following proteins:
- a CDS encoding FAD-binding oxidoreductase — MKAALEAWQQALGAEHVLNDTDSLQSYGRATIPISRRISAVLRPESTEQVSSIVRIASEHRVSLYPISVGRNWGYGSANPVAEDNVIVDLSRMQGIELNGELAYAVIEPGVTQESLYRYLKDRGAQLWIDPTGAGPQVSVLGNALERGYGITPYGDHFAQIAGMEIVLPDGQVLHTGFGHWENAVATRVFPRGIGPYLDGLFTQSNLGIVTRIGVWLMPVPEHFELCLFSTDKDENLDGLVNSARCLLLQGVLRSSLNLMHRNRILTMVSQYPWDLMQGQTPLSEEVAQKLADQKRIGIWNGVTAVYGTRRQVRAAKAVIRHELKGQTNRLVFISQKKLEFLERFPGPLSWITGLNIPEVIEAVRPGFGVLSGNPTESSLAVCYWRTPKKPSGASIDPARDACGLNWFAPVIPMTSAHVREFRSIVEPIFEKHGLECCITLTSVTARAFDCTLPILFDPQRQGDPERAEACNRELLEACAACGYIPYRVGVQSMSWLKERSSVYWDFVARLKQCVDPAGILAPGRYGG; from the coding sequence GCATGTTCTCAACGACACGGATTCCCTTCAATCCTACGGCCGCGCCACCATTCCCATTAGCCGCCGTATCAGCGCTGTCTTGCGTCCCGAATCCACTGAGCAGGTTAGCTCCATTGTCCGCATAGCCTCGGAACACCGGGTTTCTCTATACCCGATTAGCGTGGGGCGCAATTGGGGTTATGGTTCCGCCAATCCGGTGGCTGAGGACAACGTGATTGTGGATCTCAGCAGGATGCAGGGGATCGAGCTTAACGGGGAGCTCGCCTACGCGGTCATCGAACCGGGGGTGACCCAAGAGAGCCTTTACCGCTATCTAAAGGACCGGGGCGCTCAACTTTGGATCGACCCCACAGGCGCCGGGCCTCAGGTCAGTGTGCTCGGCAATGCTTTGGAGCGGGGCTACGGGATCACTCCCTACGGGGACCATTTTGCACAGATCGCGGGAATGGAGATCGTGCTCCCGGACGGACAAGTGTTACATACGGGCTTTGGGCATTGGGAGAATGCCGTGGCGACCCGTGTCTTTCCCCGGGGCATTGGTCCTTATCTGGACGGGCTCTTTACCCAATCCAATCTGGGAATCGTGACCCGGATCGGCGTGTGGCTTATGCCTGTTCCCGAGCATTTTGAACTCTGTCTCTTCAGTACGGACAAGGATGAAAATCTCGACGGCTTGGTGAACTCTGCCCGCTGCTTGTTGTTGCAGGGGGTGCTCCGCAGCAGCCTCAATCTGATGCACCGTAATCGTATCTTGACCATGGTAAGTCAATATCCGTGGGACCTGATGCAAGGGCAGACACCTCTGTCCGAGGAAGTTGCACAGAAACTGGCTGATCAAAAACGCATTGGGATTTGGAATGGGGTTACAGCGGTCTATGGCACACGCCGGCAAGTCCGCGCGGCGAAGGCCGTGATCCGGCATGAACTCAAAGGACAGACCAACCGCCTTGTCTTTATCTCCCAAAAAAAACTGGAGTTTCTGGAGCGCTTTCCCGGTCCCTTGAGCTGGATTACAGGTTTGAATATTCCCGAAGTTATTGAGGCCGTGCGTCCGGGATTCGGGGTCTTGAGCGGGAATCCCACGGAGAGCTCCTTGGCGGTGTGCTATTGGCGCACGCCCAAGAAGCCGTCCGGAGCTTCGATTGATCCCGCGCGTGATGCCTGCGGCCTCAACTGGTTTGCGCCCGTAATACCCATGACTTCCGCCCATGTGCGTGAATTCCGGAGCATTGTGGAGCCCATCTTTGAGAAACACGGGTTGGAGTGCTGTATTACTTTGACCAGCGTGACCGCCCGTGCCTTTGATTGCACTCTGCCCATCCTCTTTGATCCGCAACGCCAAGGGGATCCCGAACGGGCCGAGGCCTGCAACCGGGAGCTGCTCGAGGCTTGTGCGGCATGCGGGTATATTCCTTACCGCGTGGGCGTGCAGTCCATGAGTTGGCTGAAGGAGCGCTCGTCCGTGTATTGGGACTTTGTCGCGCGTCTC